Proteins from one bacterium genomic window:
- a CDS encoding xanthine dehydrogenase family protein subunit M: MAFHYVAVNSVDETLAAIQAHGDAGKVYAGGVALSILMKSKIFEPENLIDIYGVAELSFIEGTKNGGVRIGARTVHRDIETSPLIRERFPLLSEVFHNVATIRIRNAGTIGGNLCFAEPASDPPAALLVLEARMKAKKADGSERVIPAGEFWTDYYECALAPDELLTEIEIDPLPQGFRTAYTRFTTRSKEDKPCISISVAVSLEADGKTCREARIGLGGVEAVFRRVTAAEAGLKGKELTREAIDGVLARSLDDLEPLTDIRASDAYRRQVTPVFIRRTIEKALGS; this comes from the coding sequence TTGGCTTTTCATTATGTGGCTGTGAACAGTGTGGATGAGACGCTCGCCGCCATTCAGGCGCACGGGGATGCGGGGAAAGTGTATGCGGGCGGCGTGGCCCTTTCGATTCTGATGAAATCCAAGATTTTCGAACCGGAAAATCTGATCGACATCTATGGGGTGGCGGAGCTTTCTTTCATCGAGGGGACGAAAAACGGCGGCGTCCGCATCGGCGCGCGGACGGTACACCGCGACATCGAGACCTCTCCGCTCATCCGGGAGCGCTTTCCCCTGCTGTCCGAAGTGTTCCACAACGTGGCGACCATCCGCATCCGCAACGCGGGCACGATCGGCGGGAATCTCTGTTTCGCCGAGCCCGCCTCCGATCCCCCGGCGGCGCTCCTCGTCCTCGAGGCGCGGATGAAGGCCAAAAAGGCGGATGGCAGCGAGCGCGTGATCCCGGCGGGCGAGTTCTGGACGGACTACTATGAGTGTGCCCTCGCGCCGGATGAACTGCTGACCGAGATCGAGATCGATCCCCTCCCGCAGGGCTTCCGCACGGCCTACACGCGCTTCACCACCCGCTCGAAGGAAGACAAGCCGTGCATTTCGATCTCGGTGGCGGTCTCGCTCGAGGCGGACGGCAAAACCTGCCGGGAGGCCCGCATCGGCCTCGGCGGGGTGGAGGCCGTCTTCCGGCGCGTCACGGCGGCGGAGGCGGGCCTCAAGGGCAAGGAGCTGACCCGTGAGGCGATTGACGGCGTCCTGGCCCGGTCGCTGGACGATCTGGAGCCCCTGACCGACATCCGGGCGAGCGATGCGTACCGCCGCCAGGTGACGCCCGTCTTCATCCGGCGGACGATCGAAAAGGCGCTTGGTTCCTAG
- a CDS encoding xanthine dehydrogenase family protein molybdopterin-binding subunit, protein MSSLVYVGKSVPRVDAPEKVTGRAMYTLDLLLPKMLYGKLLGSPLPHARVRSIDASRAKKLPGVKLVMTPDDIPDDVVWGVVPGCYDQTPLAKKARFVGDTVAAVVATSEDIAIEALELIDVDYEELPAVFDPFEAMKEGAPVIHDYRPNNIASTKHMEFGDVDKMFAEAHHVSELSTASSRQAHCCFETHVSIAEWSPDGYLTVYNSTQCPSLSSQYFSKVLKIPEANIRVITHYIGGGFGGKATSKFNIDFLSIIAAKKLGRPVKFYYDRQEEFLLGTHRTKQFHATRIATDKDGIILAREVKMVVENGGYSDYGPVVGAITAHMGGSLYNFKAYRHHADVVFTNVPPGGAMRGVGNGGYGFGTEIAMDKHAHEIGMDPAEFRLKNFVKKGTTTIIGAKITSCGVSQCVQEAVKRVPWKEKRPSADGKKRGYGLSAAVHFTGARAMGPETAGAFIKMNKDGTVQVLSGTIEMGNGSNTTLSQICAETLGVRVEDVRIINGDTAVNPYGWGVRGSRTTTIDGMATRLAALKARDMLFKGAAEILECDPNDLDARQGKIFVKSAPDREITHTQAYMKIYDRQGSEAVYTAASYDSPSESPDPVTGYGNWSAAYAFGAKVAEVEVDTETGAVEVLRIISANDVGTVVNPAGAVGQIEGGALMGVGYALSEDFQVEDGQPVNPNWLDYKLMTTQDVPVLETVLVETENPTGPYGAKGLGEMAQLGTSAAISNAVYDAVGVRITTLPITPEKILNALREKAASGN, encoded by the coding sequence CCAAAAAACTCCCCGGGGTCAAGCTGGTGATGACGCCGGACGATATCCCCGATGACGTGGTATGGGGCGTCGTTCCCGGCTGCTACGACCAGACGCCGCTGGCGAAGAAGGCCCGTTTCGTGGGAGACACGGTCGCGGCCGTGGTGGCGACTTCCGAAGATATCGCCATCGAGGCGCTCGAGCTGATCGATGTGGACTACGAGGAGCTTCCGGCCGTCTTCGATCCCTTCGAAGCCATGAAGGAAGGCGCTCCCGTCATTCACGACTACCGGCCGAACAACATCGCTTCCACGAAGCACATGGAGTTCGGCGACGTGGACAAGATGTTCGCTGAAGCGCACCACGTGAGCGAGCTCAGCACCGCCTCCTCCCGGCAGGCGCATTGCTGCTTTGAGACGCACGTCTCCATCGCCGAATGGTCCCCGGACGGCTATCTGACGGTCTACAACTCCACCCAGTGCCCCAGCCTTTCCAGCCAGTATTTCTCCAAGGTCCTGAAGATCCCTGAGGCGAACATCCGCGTCATCACCCACTATATCGGGGGCGGTTTCGGGGGAAAGGCGACCAGCAAGTTCAACATCGACTTCCTCTCGATCATCGCGGCGAAAAAACTCGGGCGCCCGGTGAAGTTCTACTACGATCGCCAGGAGGAGTTTCTCCTCGGCACGCACCGCACGAAACAGTTCCACGCCACCCGGATCGCGACCGACAAAGACGGCATCATCCTGGCCCGTGAGGTCAAGATGGTGGTCGAGAACGGCGGCTACTCCGACTACGGCCCGGTCGTGGGCGCCATCACGGCGCACATGGGCGGGAGTCTCTATAACTTCAAGGCCTACCGCCACCATGCGGATGTCGTTTTCACCAACGTCCCCCCCGGCGGCGCCATGCGCGGGGTCGGAAACGGCGGCTACGGCTTCGGGACCGAGATCGCGATGGACAAACATGCCCATGAGATCGGCATGGACCCGGCCGAGTTCCGCCTCAAGAATTTCGTCAAGAAGGGGACCACCACGATCATCGGCGCCAAGATCACGAGCTGCGGCGTCTCCCAGTGTGTCCAGGAGGCGGTGAAGCGCGTCCCCTGGAAGGAGAAGCGCCCCTCCGCCGACGGCAAAAAGCGCGGCTACGGGTTGAGCGCCGCCGTCCACTTCACCGGCGCGCGCGCAATGGGCCCCGAGACGGCCGGCGCCTTCATCAAGATGAACAAGGACGGCACCGTTCAGGTGCTCTCCGGGACCATCGAGATGGGCAACGGCTCGAACACCACCCTTTCGCAGATCTGCGCCGAGACGCTGGGGGTGCGCGTCGAGGATGTGCGGATCATCAACGGCGACACCGCGGTGAACCCCTATGGGTGGGGCGTCCGGGGAAGCCGGACGACGACGATTGACGGCATGGCGACCCGGCTCGCCGCGCTGAAGGCGCGCGATATGCTCTTCAAGGGCGCCGCGGAGATTCTCGAATGCGACCCGAACGATCTGGACGCCCGGCAGGGGAAGATCTTCGTCAAAAGCGCCCCCGATCGCGAGATCACCCACACCCAGGCCTACATGAAAATTTACGACAGGCAGGGGAGCGAGGCGGTCTACACGGCGGCCAGCTACGATTCCCCCAGCGAATCCCCGGACCCGGTCACGGGCTACGGCAACTGGTCGGCTGCCTATGCCTTCGGCGCCAAGGTGGCCGAGGTGGAGGTGGACACGGAGACGGGGGCTGTTGAGGTGCTCCGTATCATTTCGGCCAACGATGTGGGGACGGTGGTCAACCCGGCGGGTGCGGTCGGTCAGATCGAGGGCGGCGCGCTGATGGGCGTGGGCTACGCCTTGAGCGAGGATTTCCAGGTCGAGGACGGCCAGCCGGTCAATCCCAATTGGCTCGACTATAAACTGATGACCACCCAGGATGTTCCCGTTCTGGAGACGGTTCTCGTGGAAACCGAGAATCCGACCGGACCCTATGGCGCCAAGGGGTTGGGAGAGATGGCCCAGCTGGGGACCTCGGCGGCAATCTCCAACGCCGTCTACGATGCGGTCGGCGTGCGCATCACGACGCTGCCGATCACGCCGGAGAAGATTCTCAACGCCTTGCGGGAGAAGGCGGCAAGCGGAAATTGA